In a genomic window of Oreochromis aureus strain Israel breed Guangdong linkage group 13, ZZ_aureus, whole genome shotgun sequence:
- the LOC120443307 gene encoding ATP-dependent RNA helicase DDX54-like, with protein MRAKRSKDTQLVDKFSKQREDRAAESRLQQPINPTTTADCDITEKEESDLNGVFSEVVGGKRRGQQEDGEEQPKTKKKRQSGKDEEYYIPYRPKDFDSERGLSLGGEGSAFEQQASSAVLDLMGDEGDRLNQQKKMMKWDRKKKRFVRETGKEDQKKKIKTDSGQVISNKKNRKNLYPSNKKLLCVPLSMTLFSTPRGSLLEKSNRITVTHYPFLLATHRSTFSERLRLPKSTTERHRKSFLPVAISWYNSSI; from the exons ATGCGTGCCAAACGCTCTAAAGACACTCAGCTAGTGGACAAATTCAGCAAGCAGAGAGAGGACCGAGCTGCAGAAAGCaggctgcagcagccaatcaacCCCACCACTACTGCTGACTGTGACATCACAGAAAAGGAGGAGAGTGATCTAAAT GGGGTGTTTTCAGAGGTGGTAGGTGGTAAAAGAAGAGGTCAGCAGGAAGATGGTGAAGaacaaccaaagaccaagaaaAAAAGGCAGTCAGGCAAAGATGAAGAGTATTATATCCCTTACAGACCTAAAGACTTTGACTCTGAGAGAGG GTTGAGTCTCGGTGGAGAGGGCAGTGCTTTTGAACAGCAGGCCTCTTCAGCTGTCCTTGATCTCATGGGAGATGAAGGCGATCGCCTTaaccagcagaaaaaaatgatgaaatg GGACCGTAAGAAGAAGCGTTTTGTGAGAGAAACGGGAAAAGAAGAtcagaagaagaagatcaaaacagacAGCGGTCAGGTTATCAGTAACAAGAAGAACAGGAAGAACTTGTATCCTTCCAACAAAAAGCTTCTCTGTGTGCCGCTCTCAATGACCCTCTTCTCTACTCCTAGAGgttcgttacttgaaaaaagtaatcggattacagtaacgcattacCCATTTCTGCTGGCTactcacaggagcacgttcagtgagagactgagattaccaaaaagcaccactgaacgacacaggaaatcattcctgcctgtggccatctcctggtacaactcctccatctaa